Proteins from a single region of Osmerus eperlanus chromosome 26, fOsmEpe2.1, whole genome shotgun sequence:
- the LOC134012686 gene encoding solute carrier family 22 member 23 gives MAAGQPEAQDHPPENGFMSLEQTAPKLLPLSRIFPESLRWLLATQHYRRSKAMMLHIARKNQVDMTTEPSGVLTELEQELHNKPQRTCVVKVMSTRNLWKNIVVLCVNSLSGYGIHHCFARSMMDPETQQTAMLHVDYYTMASIAVATCLAVCPAVGVMGRRGGLLTFMIVTALASLLQLGLLNLIGKYSLRHDTVLRDTLNRKFSVAFSIIGMFSSHAVSTLSIFFCAEITPTVIRGGGLGLVFASAGFGMLTAPIMELHNQKGYFLHHVIFACCTLLCIICLLLLPETRGQPLPESLADGESFTRQPLIRPGEQHLLLTKTDRDYSRVHDTPLHLSATGGATAAVATALAAVPASYAYATGAEVIVNGMKGS, from the exons ATGGCAGCGGGACAGCCGGAGGCGCAGGACCACCCGCCCGAGAACGGGTTTATGTCGCTCGAGCAGACAGCCCCCAAGCTGCTACC tctgtccaggATTTTTCCTGAGTCCTTACGCTGGCTGCTAGCCACCCAACACTACCGGAGGTCCAAAGCCATGATGCTACACATCGCCAGGAAGAACCAGGTTGACATGACGACGGAGCCCAGTGGGGTCCtcacag aGCTTGAGCAGGAGCTGCACAACAAGCCCCAGAGGACCTGCGTTGTCAAGGTGATGAGCACCAGGAACCTGTGGAAGAACATCGTGGTGCTGTGCGTCAACTC CTTGTCGGGATACGGCATCCACCACTGCTTCGCCCGCAGCATGATGGACCCCGAGACCCAGCAGACGGCCATGCTCCACGTCGACTACTACACCATGGCGAGCATCGCCGTGGCGACCTGCCTGGCGGTGTGCCCCGCCGTGGGGGTCATGGGCCGCCGCGGCGGGCTTCTCACCTTCATGATCGTCACCGCCCTGGCGTCCCTCCTGCAGCTGGGCTTGCTCAACT TGATCGGAAAGTACAGCCTTCGCCATGACACAG TTCTTAGGGACACTCTGAACAGGAAGTTCTCGGTGGCGTTCTCCATCATCGGCATGTTCTCCTCGCACGCCGTCAGCACCCTCAGCATCTTCTTCTGTGCTGAGATCACGCCCACTGTCATCCG GGGCGGCGGGCTCGGCCTGGTGTTTGCCAGCGCCGGCTTCGGCATGCTGACCGCCCCCATCATGGAGCTGCACAACCAGAAGGGCTACTTCCTGCACCACGTGATCTTCGCCTGCTGCACCCTGCTGTGCATCAtctgcctgctgctgctgcctgagACGCGCGGGCAGCCTCTGCCGGAGAGCCTGGCCGACGGGGAGAGCTTCACCCGCCAGCCCCTCATCCGGCCCGGGGAGCAGCACCTGCTCCTCACCAAGACGGACAGGGACTACTCGCGGGTCCACGACACGCCACTGCATCTCTCCGCCACCGGGGGCGCCACGGCGGCGGTGGCGACCGCTCTGGCGGCGGTGCCCGCCTCGTACGCCTACGCCACGGGGGCCGAGGTGATCGTCAACGGGATGAAAGGGTCATAG
- the psmg4 gene encoding proteasome assembly chaperone 4 — protein sequence MSSAENGACGDAITVHNFSEKISEQAVHFHVMKLNGGFFLWVGSSPVLSNLAVSINSKYDSMPLSSLVLGDASDMTPNSLALRLAKKTKKQVFVSYNLPTTNSNLSILVENRIKKELEDHPDKF from the exons ATGAGTAGTGCAGAAAACGGAGCTTGTGGTGATGCTATTACAGTGCACAATTTCTCCGAGAAGATTTCAGAACAAGCAGTGCACTTTCATGTCATGAAACTGAACGGGGGATTCTTCCTGTGGGTTGGTTCGAGTCCAGTCCTGTCCAACTTGGCTGTGTCAATAAACAGCAAATAT GATTCGATGCCTCTGTCGTCACTAGTCCTGGGTGACGCTTCAGACATGACCCCCAATTCACTGGCACTAAGATTAG CAAAGAAGACCAAGAAGCAAGTGTTTGTGAGCTACAATCTACCAACGACAAACAGCAACCTGTCTATCTTAGTGGAGAACAGGATCAAGAAGGAGCTTGAAGATCACCCTGACAAATTTTAG
- the bphl gene encoding valacyclovir hydrolase has product MALFWRGAHTFVISKSMKGILLYSTSVKSGKQRVNGVDLFYQQTGRGGHAVLLLPGALGSAQTDFGPQFKSLDKERFTVVGWDPRGYGNSRPPQRDFPLDFFERDAKDAVDLMQGLKFPRFSLLGWSDGGITALIAAAQNPSLVSKLVVWGSNAFVSERDVSIYSAIRDISRWSERMRKPMEEMYGAKLFKATWEAWVDGIGQFAQRPEGTICMDLLPKVSCPTLIIHGEKDPMVPSFHPHYLLQHIKGSRLHLMPEGKHNLHLRYAAEFNKLVEEFLNE; this is encoded by the exons ATGGCGCTGTTTTGGAGAGGAGCACACACATTTGTAATCAGTAAATCTATGAAGGGGATCCTGCTATACAG CACGTCTGTGAAGTCAGGCAAGCAGCGCGTGAATGGTGTGGATCTCTTCTACCAGCAGACTGGTAGAGGAGGGCATGcagtcctccttctccctggagCTTTGG GGAGTGCGCAGACCGATTTCGGGCCCCAGTTCAAGTCGCTAGATAAGGAACGTTTCACAGTGGTTGGCTGGGACCCCCGTGGTTACGGAAACTCCCGTCCCCCTCAGCGAGACTTTCCTCTCGACTTCTTCGAGAGAGACGCTAAGGATGCCGTGGACTTGATGCAG GGGCTGAAGTTCCCCAGGTTCTCTCTGCTGGGCTGGAGCGATGGAGGGATCACTGCCCTGATAGCGGCCGCTCAGAACCCCTCGTTGGTCAGTAAGCTGGTGGTGTGGGGATCCAACGCATTTGTGTCCGAGCGGGACGTGAGCATCTACAGTG CAATCCGTGACATTTCCCGGTGGAGTGAGAGAATGAGGAAGCCCATGGAGGAGATGTATGGGGCGAAGCTCTTTAAGGCGACCTGGGAGGCCTGGGTGGATGGGATTGGTCAGTTTGCCCAGAGACCAGAAG GGACTATTTGTATGGACCTGCTGCCCAAAGTTAGCTGCCCAACCCTCATCATCCATGGGGAGAAGGATCCCATGGTCCCTAGCTTCCATCCACACTACCTCCTCCAACACATCAAGGGCTCGCG GTTACACTTGATGCCGGAGGGGAAACATAATTTGCACCTAAGATATGCTGCCGAATTTAACAAGCTGGTGGAGGAGTTTCTTAATGAATGA
- the LOC134012950 gene encoding dual specificity protein phosphatase 22-B-like, translating to MGNGMNKVLPELYLGNFKDARDRELLKQHNITHILSIHDTAAPILEDFTYLCIPAADRSKQNLIPFFKESIGFIHESRLKGKGCLVHCVAGVSRSVTLVVAYVMTVTGRGWVESLAAVRVARPCAGPNLGFLRQLEEFENFHLSEYRAWLKDRYEESPFSDEEHITTLLSQKPQGPSDFLTIDRVAPLGTGST from the exons ATGGGGAATGGAATGAATAAG GTTCTGCCAGAACTCTATCTAGGAAACTTCAAAG ATGCGAGAGACAGGGAGCTGCTGAAGCAACACAACATCACCCACATCCTGTCCATCCACGACACGGCTGCGCCCATCCTGGAG GACTTTACATATCTTTGCATTCCTGCTGCTGACCGCTCCAAACaaaatct gatTCCTTTCTTCAAAGAGAGCATCGGGTTCATCCACGAGTCTCGCCTGAAGGGAAAAGGTTGCCTGGTTCACTG TGTGGCAGGCGTGTCCCGTAGCGTGACTCTAGTGGTGGCCTACGTCATGACGGTGACAggaagggggtgggtggagtCACTGGCGGCGGTGAGGGTGGCGAGGCCATGCGCCGGACCCAACCTGGGCTTCCTGCGCCAGCTCGAGGAATTTGAGAACTTTCATCTCTCCGAG TACCGGGCATGGCTCAAAGACAGGTATGAAGAGAGCCCCTTCAGTGATGAGGAGCACATCACAACCCTGTTGTCCCAGAAGCCTCAGGGCCCCAGTGACTTCCTGACCATCGACCGTGTCGCACCATTGGGCACCGGCAGCACATGA
- the LOC134012814 gene encoding interferon regulatory factor 4-like, producing MNPEADYGLSVSSGNGKLRQWLIEQVDCGKYPGLVWENDEKSIFRIPWKHAGKQDYNRDEDAALFKAWALFKGKYREGIDKPDPPTWKTRLRCALNKSNDFEELVHRSQLDISDPYKVYRIIPEGAKKRPRQDQSGSPLSPMSYPMYPSYPAIQPQLPPGYMTPAERSHWREYLPEQASLPDLPYAQCPHPPRSLPWQGSAMDNGYQFTGSFYSYSATDQTSPFAPDGGIRTAETLSDFRLHVSVFYCDSLVREVTTSSPSGCHITPCSPDEKPYSPPGAPELVLLPLDSLSAQRRGDDCPPSPPAALERGVLLWMTPDGLYACRLCPEQVFWEGGPSPYGDKPNKLEREHTCKLLNTQDYLTELQSYNLHGRPLPRFQVLLSFGDECLDPQTQRRTLTVQVEPMFARQLRYYAGGHHHVRAYDLQGFTESGAAPTEAFQRVITAHHHSGALQD from the exons ATGAACCCTGAAGCTGATTACGGGTTGTCGGTGAGCAGCGGGAACGGGAAGCTCCGGCAGTGGCTCATAGAGCAGGTGGACTGCGGGAAATATCCTGGGCTAGTCTGGGAGAACGACGAAAAGTCCATCTTCAGGATACCGTGGAAGCACGCAGGCAAGCAGGATTACAACCGGGACGAGGATGCCGCACTCTTCAAG GCTTGGGCGCTATTCAAGGGCAAGTATCGAGAGGGTATAGACAAGCCGGACCCACCGACTTGGAAGACAAGGCTGCGTTGCGCGCTCAACAAGAGTAACGACTTTGAAGAGCTCGTGCACCGCAGCCAGCTGGACATCTCTGATCCGTACAAAGTTTACCGCATCATTCCAGAGGGCGCCAAGAAAA GACCCAGGCAGGACCAGAGTGGCAGCCCTTTGAGTCCTATGAGTTACCCTATGTACCCCTCCTACCCTGCCATACAGCCTCAG TTGCCGCCGGGCTACATGACCCCAGCCGAGCGGAGTCACTGGAGGGAGTACCTTCCGGAACAGGCCTCTCTACCAGACCTCCCCTACGCCCAGTGCCCCCACCCTCCTCGCAGCCTGCCCTGGCAGGGTTCAGCCATGGACAACG GTTACCAGTTCACAGGGTCTTTCTACTCCTATAGTGCCACTGACCAGACCTCTCCATTTGCTCCAGATGGGGGTATCAGGACAGCCGAAACACTCtcag ATTTCCGCCTGCACGTGTCCGTGTTCTACTGCGACTCCCTGGTGAGGGAGGTGaccacctccagcccctcagGCTGCCACAtcaccccctgctcccccgaCGAGAAGCCCTACTCCCCCCCCGGGGCTCCTGAGCTGGTGCTCCTGCCCCTGGACAGCCTGTCGgcccagaggaggggagacgacTGCCCGCCGAGCCCCCCGGCTgccctggagaggggggtgcTGCTGTGGATGACCCCGGATGGGCTGTACGCCTGCCGGCTGTGCCCGGAACAAGTGTTCTGGGAGGGGGGGCCCTCGCCGTACGGAGACAAACCCAACAAGCTGGAAAGAGAACACACCTGCAAACTGCTCAACACACAGGACTACCTCACAG agCTCCAGAGTTACAACCTCCACGGTCGGCCCCTGCCTCGCTTCCAGGTGCTGCTCAGCTTCGGAGACGAGTGTCTGGACCCCCAGACCCAGAGACGGACCCTCACAGTCCAG GTGGAGCCCATGTTTGCCAGGCAGCTGCGTTACTACGCCGGGGGTCATCACCACGTCCGTGCCTACGACCTCCAGGGGTTCACTGAGAGCGGCGCGGCCCCGACAGAGGCCTTCCAGCGGGTCATCACAGCACACCATCACAGCGGCGCTCTGCAGGACTGA